Proteins encoded in a region of the Flavobacterium sp. PMTSA4 genome:
- a CDS encoding DUF3667 domain-containing protein, with product MDNNCLNCSQPITQNFCSNCGQKKFKRIDKKYLLDEIQYLLVHTNKGFFYSIKKILLNPGKTAREFIDGNRVNHYKPILLAFILSGLSTFISFKIIGLGEMMDRFYKESNISTDLSHDIMSFMSNYNSVMMLLIIPIVSLLTVLSFRNWGNNYYEHVVMNAYIYSCYTVLYILIAYPVLYFLKDSSSGVIVQIVSLSIFAFPAIMVWFYKGFYPDKSLGAIITRVLLFILLGFALYILLIILIVIIVMIVKGPEALMQMQQPPK from the coding sequence ATGGATAACAACTGCCTGAACTGTAGCCAACCAATAACGCAGAATTTTTGTAGCAATTGCGGTCAAAAAAAATTCAAACGTATTGATAAAAAATACCTTTTAGACGAAATTCAATATTTGTTGGTGCACACTAACAAAGGTTTTTTTTACTCCATTAAAAAAATACTGTTAAACCCCGGAAAAACAGCCCGCGAATTCATAGACGGCAACCGCGTTAATCACTACAAACCCATCCTTTTGGCGTTTATATTGAGTGGACTTTCCACCTTTATTTCGTTTAAGATAATTGGACTTGGCGAAATGATGGACCGTTTTTATAAGGAATCAAACATTTCTACTGATTTATCTCATGATATCATGTCGTTCATGTCGAACTACAATTCGGTGATGATGCTGCTTATCATTCCTATAGTTTCGTTATTAACCGTGCTGTCTTTCCGCAATTGGGGTAACAATTACTACGAGCACGTGGTAATGAATGCCTACATCTATTCGTGTTATACGGTGTTGTACATCCTTATCGCCTACCCGGTTTTGTATTTCCTAAAAGACAGCTCAAGCGGTGTTATTGTTCAAATAGTATCCTTGTCAATATTTGCTTTTCCAGCAATTATGGTATGGTTTTACAAAGGATTTTACCCTGATAAAAGTCTTGGTGCTATTATCACCAGAGTACTTTTGTTCATATTATTAGGCTTTGCGCTCTACATCCTGTTAATAATTCTCATCGTAATAATCGTGATGATTGTAAAAGGACCCGAAGCATTAATGCAAATGCAACAACCACCCAAATAA
- the lysA gene encoding diaminopimelate decarboxylase translates to MQTKDLLELTKEFGNPLYVYDAEKIESQYKRLTKAFSKVEKLRINYAMKALSNVSVLKLLNNLGSGLDTVSIQEVHLGLHAGFTPDKIIFTPNGVSFEEIEEVAKLGVQINIDNLSVLEHFGTKHPKTPVCIRINPHVMAGGNSNISVGHIDSKFGISVHQLPHLLRIVENTKMTINGIHMHTGSDILDIEVFLYAAEILFNTAKHFKNLEFLDFGSGFKVPYKKDDIETDIEELGKKLSKRFVEFEKEYGSKLTLAFEPGKYLVSEAGYFLAKVNVVKQTTSTVFAGIDSGFNHLIRPMFYGSQHVIENISNPKGKERFYTVVGYICETDTFANNRRIAEIHEGDVLCFRNAGAYCFSMSSNYNSRFKPAEVLWKNGKGHLIRERQTMDDILKNQIMVEV, encoded by the coding sequence ATGCAAACGAAAGACTTACTTGAACTGACCAAAGAATTTGGTAACCCACTTTATGTTTATGATGCCGAGAAGATTGAATCTCAATACAAACGGTTAACTAAGGCGTTCTCGAAGGTTGAAAAGTTACGCATTAACTATGCTATGAAAGCATTGTCTAACGTTTCGGTGCTTAAATTATTAAATAATTTAGGTTCTGGCTTAGATACGGTTTCTATTCAGGAAGTACACTTAGGCTTGCATGCTGGGTTTACTCCAGATAAAATTATCTTCACTCCAAACGGTGTTTCGTTTGAAGAAATTGAAGAAGTAGCAAAGCTGGGTGTTCAAATCAATATTGATAACCTATCGGTGTTGGAACACTTCGGAACGAAACATCCAAAAACACCTGTTTGTATCCGAATCAATCCTCACGTTATGGCTGGCGGAAATAGCAACATTTCCGTAGGTCATATCGACAGTAAATTTGGAATTTCGGTACATCAGTTGCCTCACTTGTTGCGTATTGTTGAGAATACCAAAATGACCATCAACGGAATCCACATGCACACGGGTTCTGACATTCTGGACATTGAAGTATTCCTGTATGCTGCGGAAATTTTATTCAACACGGCTAAACATTTCAAAAACCTTGAATTCCTTGATTTTGGTTCAGGATTCAAAGTGCCTTATAAAAAAGACGATATTGAAACCGATATTGAAGAACTGGGTAAAAAATTATCTAAACGCTTCGTAGAATTCGAAAAAGAATATGGCAGCAAATTAACCCTTGCTTTCGAACCTGGTAAATACCTAGTAAGCGAAGCGGGTTACTTCCTGGCAAAAGTAAACGTGGTAAAACAAACTACCTCAACGGTTTTTGCGGGTATCGATAGCGGATTCAATCACTTGATTCGTCCTATGTTCTACGGTTCGCAACACGTAATCGAAAATATCTCAAACCCAAAAGGTAAAGAACGTTTCTATACTGTAGTAGGTTATATCTGCGAAACCGATACGTTTGCCAACAACCGCAGAATTGCCGAAATCCACGAAGGCGATGTACTTTGTTTCCGCAATGCTGGTGCTTACTGTTTCTCAATGTCTTCTAACTACAACTCGCGTTTCAAACCAGCCGAAGTATTGTGGAAAAACGGAAAAGGTCACTTAATCCGTGAGCGTCAAACGATGGATGACATTTTGAAAAATCAAATTATGGTTGAAGTTTAG
- the sucC gene encoding ADP-forming succinate--CoA ligase subunit beta has translation MNIHEYQGKEILASYGVRIQRGIVANNPVEAVAAAKQLTAETGTGWHVIKAQIHAGGRGKGGGVKLAKNLQQVEEISEQIIGMMLITPQTSAEGKKVHKVLVAEDVYYPGDSETSEFYMSVLLNRATGRNMIMYSTEGGMDIEEVAEHTPHLIFTEEIDPAVGLQGFQARRIAFNLGLSGNAFKEMVKFVDSLYNAYIGSDASMFEINPVLKTSDDKILAVDAKVNIDDNALYRQTKIADMRDVREENPIEVEAKEVGLNYVDLDGTVGCMVNGAGLAMATMDLIKYAGFEPANFLDVGGTADAKRVETAFRIILRDPNVKAILINIFGGIVRCDRVAQGVVDAYKNMGDAIKVPIIVRLQGTNAEIAKELIDNSGMPILSAVQFQEAADQVKAALS, from the coding sequence ATGAATATTCACGAATACCAAGGGAAAGAAATTTTAGCTAGCTACGGCGTTAGAATTCAACGAGGAATTGTTGCTAATAATCCAGTAGAAGCTGTTGCTGCAGCAAAACAACTAACAGCTGAAACCGGAACAGGTTGGCATGTTATCAAAGCTCAAATCCATGCAGGAGGAAGAGGAAAAGGTGGAGGAGTTAAGCTAGCTAAAAACTTGCAACAAGTGGAAGAGATATCTGAGCAAATCATTGGTATGATGTTGATTACCCCACAAACATCAGCAGAAGGAAAAAAAGTGCACAAAGTTTTAGTAGCAGAAGATGTTTACTATCCTGGTGACAGCGAAACTTCTGAGTTCTATATGTCGGTTCTTTTAAACAGAGCGACTGGAAGAAACATGATTATGTATTCTACAGAAGGTGGAATGGATATTGAAGAAGTAGCAGAACACACACCACATTTAATCTTTACTGAAGAAATTGACCCAGCTGTAGGGTTACAAGGTTTCCAGGCAAGAAGAATTGCCTTCAACCTAGGTCTTTCAGGAAATGCGTTCAAAGAAATGGTAAAATTTGTTGATAGCTTATACAATGCCTACATTGGTTCAGACGCTTCTATGTTTGAAATCAATCCAGTGTTAAAAACTTCAGACGATAAAATATTAGCTGTTGATGCTAAAGTAAATATTGATGATAACGCGTTATACCGTCAGACAAAAATTGCTGATATGCGCGATGTTCGTGAAGAAAACCCAATTGAAGTAGAAGCTAAAGAAGTAGGTTTGAACTATGTTGACCTTGACGGAACGGTAGGATGTATGGTAAACGGAGCAGGATTGGCAATGGCTACTATGGATTTGATTAAGTATGCAGGTTTTGAACCAGCAAACTTTCTAGACGTAGGTGGAACAGCCGATGCAAAACGTGTTGAAACAGCTTTCAGAATCATCCTTAGAGATCCAAACGTAAAAGCAATCCTTATCAATATCTTTGGTGGAATTGTTCGTTGTGATAGAGTAGCGCAAGGTGTTGTTGATGCTTATAAAAACATGGGTGATGCTATTAAAGTGCCAATCATTGTGCGTCTTCAAGGAACCAATGCTGAGATTGCAAAAGAATTAATTGACAACTCAGGAATGCCAATTTTATCGGCAGTACAATTCCAGGAAGCAGCCGACCAAGTGAAAGCAGCTTTGTCTTAA
- a CDS encoding ArnT family glycosyltransferase has translation MGLLNFFSGKINLLIIGLSVLMMVAVLNLPFKAKPFGDNDIHRESKNAALYLKGKVGYDQLIISKAPGTIVYFAIPYLLAPSNATDDQLWYYGVFFNFLIVTLSLLMIYKSATNLFSKEVGLFSVLLMVVFPIHCYYALSIIGETAAFFSFCLAIYGWSKVQQNSDKKLGWILMVLGISFMILNRPNTLLILPIGFLFLGYFYFKRKEFFLKYGKKIVFSLLISGVIGFASLEAAKAITGTKYHYTQQGALNYVLLQGRYQFRNEPTDFRFWDHTQRADSKDYKDWKKKFGELENLSKNNNIPLNDVYKSFIVNDFINNPFISVRQFFVKLFYGQVYIINSIKPQEFKLGIFQGSLAYWTLILVINSINVLITIGVFIFLFTSKSKSYYWLFWSIIISLLLFHGLSYMEPRYMFPARPAFFILGAVGLYRLLFFRIKIDNLKKRIS, from the coding sequence ATGGGTTTACTGAATTTCTTCTCGGGTAAAATTAATCTTTTGATTATTGGACTTTCCGTTTTAATGATGGTAGCTGTTTTAAATCTTCCTTTCAAAGCAAAACCATTTGGCGATAATGATATTCATAGAGAATCGAAAAATGCTGCACTATATCTTAAAGGAAAAGTTGGATATGACCAATTAATCATTTCAAAAGCTCCGGGAACGATAGTTTATTTTGCAATTCCTTATTTACTAGCACCAAGCAACGCAACCGATGACCAATTGTGGTACTATGGAGTTTTCTTTAATTTTTTGATTGTTACTTTAAGTTTACTGATGATATACAAATCGGCAACTAATTTGTTTTCAAAGGAAGTTGGGTTGTTTTCTGTTTTATTGATGGTTGTTTTTCCTATTCATTGTTATTATGCATTATCAATTATTGGAGAAACGGCGGCTTTTTTCTCTTTTTGTTTGGCAATTTATGGTTGGTCAAAAGTGCAGCAAAATAGCGATAAGAAACTGGGTTGGATATTAATGGTTTTGGGAATTAGCTTTATGATACTCAACAGACCAAATACACTTTTGATTCTTCCAATAGGTTTTTTGTTTTTAGGATATTTTTATTTCAAACGAAAAGAGTTTTTTTTAAAGTATGGAAAGAAAATAGTTTTCTCATTGCTAATATCTGGAGTAATAGGTTTTGCGAGTTTAGAAGCCGCAAAAGCAATAACAGGAACAAAGTATCATTATACTCAACAAGGAGCGTTGAATTATGTTTTGCTACAAGGAAGATATCAATTTCGAAATGAACCAACTGATTTTAGATTTTGGGATCATACTCAAAGAGCAGATAGTAAAGATTATAAAGATTGGAAAAAGAAATTTGGAGAATTAGAAAATTTAAGTAAAAACAATAATATTCCTTTGAATGATGTGTATAAATCATTTATTGTAAATGATTTTATAAATAATCCCTTTATATCTGTAAGACAATTTTTTGTGAAGCTTTTTTATGGTCAAGTGTATATTATCAATAGTATAAAACCTCAAGAATTTAAACTTGGAATATTTCAAGGAAGTTTAGCTTATTGGACATTAATTTTAGTAATCAACTCAATTAATGTTTTAATTACCATAGGAGTTTTTATATTTCTATTTACATCAAAAAGCAAATCTTATTATTGGTTGTTTTGGTCAATAATTATTTCACTCTTACTTTTTCATGGGTTGAGTTATATGGAACCAAGATATATGTTTCCTGCCAGACCTGCTTTTTTTATTCTAGGAGCTGTAGGGCTTTATAGATTGTTATTCTTTAGAATAAAAATAGATAATTTAAAAAAACGAATATCATAA
- a CDS encoding citrate synthase has translation MSKTATLELDGKKYEFPLITGSENETAIDIEKLRTLTGAITLDPGYKNSGSCQSEITFLDGEEGILRYRGYSIEELAEKADFLEVSYLVIFGELPTKDQLTKFENDIRKHTLVNEEMKNIIDGFPKTAHPMGVLSSLTSALTAFNPKPVNVENEKEMYEAVCKTMGKFLVIATWTYRKMKGYPLNYYDNTKGYVENFMRLMFEIPTEPYKMNPIVTNALDKLFILHADHEQNCSTSTVRIVGSSHAGLFASISAGVSALWGPLHGGANQAVLEMLEAIQADGGDAEKYMAKAKDKDDPFRLMGFGHRVYKNFDPRARIIKKAADEVLNDLGVDDPILDIAKKLEAAALVDDYFVSRKLYPNVDFYSGIIYRALGIPTDMFTVMFAIGRLPGWIAQWKEMRLNKEPIGRPRQVYTGYPLREFVPVEKR, from the coding sequence ATGTCAAAAACTGCTACTCTTGAACTTGATGGCAAAAAGTATGAGTTTCCTTTAATAACAGGAAGTGAAAATGAAACTGCTATCGATATTGAAAAACTGCGTACTTTAACAGGCGCTATAACTTTAGATCCAGGATATAAAAATTCGGGTTCTTGTCAAAGTGAAATTACTTTTCTTGATGGTGAGGAAGGTATTCTTCGCTACAGAGGTTATTCAATAGAAGAATTAGCAGAGAAAGCTGATTTCCTTGAAGTTTCTTATTTAGTAATCTTTGGAGAGTTACCAACCAAAGACCAACTTACTAAATTTGAAAATGATATTCGTAAGCATACTTTAGTTAACGAAGAAATGAAAAACATCATTGATGGTTTTCCAAAAACAGCGCATCCAATGGGTGTTTTGTCTTCTTTGACAAGTGCGTTGACTGCTTTCAATCCAAAACCTGTTAATGTTGAGAATGAAAAAGAAATGTATGAAGCAGTTTGTAAAACAATGGGTAAATTTCTTGTTATTGCAACTTGGACGTACAGAAAGATGAAAGGATATCCATTAAATTATTATGATAATACAAAAGGATATGTTGAAAATTTCATGCGATTAATGTTTGAAATTCCAACAGAACCTTATAAAATGAATCCAATAGTTACTAATGCTTTGGATAAGCTGTTTATTCTTCATGCTGATCATGAACAAAATTGTTCTACATCAACAGTCAGAATTGTAGGTTCTTCACATGCTGGATTATTTGCATCAATCTCTGCTGGAGTTTCTGCACTTTGGGGTCCATTGCATGGTGGAGCAAATCAAGCAGTTTTAGAAATGCTTGAAGCTATTCAAGCTGACGGTGGCGATGCTGAAAAATATATGGCTAAAGCCAAAGATAAAGATGATCCATTCCGTTTAATGGGATTTGGGCACAGAGTTTACAAAAATTTTGATCCAAGAGCTAGAATTATCAAGAAAGCTGCTGATGAGGTATTGAATGACTTAGGAGTTGATGATCCAATTTTAGATATCGCAAAAAAATTGGAAGCAGCAGCATTAGTTGATGATTATTTTGTATCAAGAAAATTGTATCCAAATGTAGATTTCTACTCAGGAATTATATACAGAGCATTGGGAATTCCAACCGACATGTTCACAGTAATGTTTGCTATAGGTCGTTTACCAGGTTGGATTGCGCAATGGAAAGAAATGCGTTTAAACAAAGAACCAATTGGAAGACCAAGACAAGTTTATACGGGATATCCATTAAGAGAATTTGTTCCAGTAGAAAAAAGATAA
- a CDS encoding 3-coathanger stack domain-containing protein has product MRNTIKIVLICFLWFTSFEGYSQLDEYIKLEENRINNSKSIEQELQLFIQKNYNSYSLTTKIKQETIEHLRKEEEFSDKELELALKNAKIVELRKLFFKKYSEKKKEYIANPIPDALKQSCVNGDFENGTASYTFWSDAYPQPATGTAFFQSCATPTAATATNVITPSVNNFNSTVTLINSTAAGYQQYDPVLASFGQNVPTLNTNGGNKSIKLNNAGGFGSSDITTMSRTFANINEPTIDFNFSLIMDNKPAHGQDIQPFFRVRAYDQNNNVVDEICIIADPDNCLFNRIDISSNRRMLYTGWLCARLNVQDILNQPGRIEFTISDCMPSQHFGTVYIDNICGIICATPQLGALSIDPVNFVCPDASSTTPLNVCGTYQTPANATLGTLTLDIIQNGTVVSTIGAPTQLTANTFCFTFLPNLFGASPSGDFEFEVNAIFNVNCSAGTYYYNLTDSSSSLGPDVTFSNCCLPTLVLTSPADNVTNLNPATDTKKERSDWIKATNIVEVGNNVYQNGVVYHAGNYIELNPGFEAVMGSQFAAYIEGCSTGYIYRTSETSITNEIADEEIHLVKREVEFYIVPNPSSSSVELIMKDNLFKNVTITTIDGKMVYDKNIELTDRTRVDVSRYANGIYIINLLDEDGNIYSKKLIKN; this is encoded by the coding sequence ATGAGAAACACAATCAAAATAGTATTGATTTGTTTCCTTTGGTTTACTTCTTTCGAAGGTTATTCACAGTTGGATGAATATATTAAATTAGAAGAGAACAGAATCAATAATTCAAAATCAATAGAGCAAGAATTGCAGTTGTTCATTCAAAAGAATTATAATAGTTATTCTTTAACAACTAAAATTAAGCAGGAAACTATTGAACACTTAAGAAAAGAAGAGGAGTTTTCAGATAAGGAATTAGAATTGGCATTAAAAAATGCCAAAATTGTAGAACTTAGAAAATTATTTTTTAAAAAATATTCTGAAAAGAAGAAAGAATACATAGCCAATCCAATTCCAGATGCATTAAAACAATCATGTGTTAATGGAGATTTTGAAAATGGTACAGCTAGTTACACTTTTTGGTCTGATGCTTATCCGCAACCTGCAACTGGAACAGCTTTTTTTCAATCATGTGCAACACCTACTGCAGCTACTGCAACAAATGTAATTACACCTTCAGTTAATAATTTTAACTCAACAGTTACTTTGATTAACAGTACCGCTGCGGGTTACCAACAATATGATCCAGTTTTGGCTAGTTTTGGGCAAAATGTACCAACATTAAATACAAATGGAGGAAATAAGTCAATAAAGCTAAATAATGCTGGAGGTTTTGGTTCTTCTGATATCACTACTATGAGTAGAACTTTTGCAAATATTAATGAACCAACAATTGATTTTAATTTTTCGTTAATAATGGATAACAAACCTGCGCATGGGCAAGATATTCAACCTTTTTTTAGAGTTAGAGCTTACGACCAAAATAATAATGTTGTTGACGAAATTTGTATAATAGCTGATCCAGATAATTGTTTGTTCAATCGAATTGATATTAGTTCAAACAGAAGAATGCTTTATACAGGTTGGCTTTGTGCTCGTTTAAATGTGCAAGATATTTTAAATCAACCTGGAAGAATTGAGTTTACAATTAGTGACTGTATGCCTTCACAACATTTTGGAACGGTTTATATAGATAATATTTGTGGAATTATTTGTGCAACGCCTCAACTTGGTGCTTTGAGTATTGATCCTGTAAATTTTGTTTGTCCTGATGCTTCAAGTACAACTCCTTTGAATGTTTGTGGTACTTATCAAACACCAGCAAATGCTACTTTGGGAACATTAACTTTGGATATTATTCAAAATGGGACAGTTGTTTCAACTATTGGTGCACCAACTCAATTAACAGCAAATACATTTTGTTTTACATTTCTGCCTAATTTATTTGGAGCAAGTCCATCAGGAGATTTTGAGTTTGAGGTCAATGCAATATTTAATGTCAATTGCTCGGCAGGAACATATTATTACAATTTAACGGATTCATCTTCAAGTCTTGGTCCTGATGTTACTTTTAGTAATTGTTGTTTGCCAACTTTGGTTTTAACATCACCAGCTGATAATGTAACAAATCTAAATCCAGCAACAGATACCAAAAAAGAACGTTCCGATTGGATAAAAGCAACAAATATTGTTGAAGTAGGAAATAACGTTTATCAAAATGGAGTAGTGTATCATGCTGGAAATTATATCGAACTCAATCCTGGCTTTGAAGCGGTTATGGGTTCACAATTTGCGGCATACATTGAAGGTTGTTCTACAGGATATATTTATAGAACTTCTGAAACAAGCATAACCAATGAAATTGCAGATGAAGAAATTCATTTGGTAAAACGTGAGGTAGAGTTTTATATAGTGCCAAATCCTTCAAGTAGTTCGGTGGAATTAATTATGAAAGATAATTTGTTTAAAAATGTAACCATTACCACTATTGACGGCAAAATGGTTTATGATAAAAACATTGAACTTACCGACAGAACTAGAGTTGATGTCAGTAGATATGCAAACGGTATTTATATAATCAATTTGCTCGATGAAGACGGAAATATATATTCTAAGAAATTGATAAAAAATTAA
- a CDS encoding lipid II:glycine glycyltransferase FemX: protein MEVLFTKDNAWLKKWDEFVLNEDKASHLLLSEWNKSFQKYGFDYEICIALNNEKIIGGYAAVIAKALFFKFYIIPFGPIISETNLSDFNELIAQVPIRAKFLNCCYAHITLPVSEIVSKHSYEDLPELSILNLATEGHLFKYVYSSNGLNWKSFDSIKDEEELLESLKVNLRRDIRSSIRKGLVIKELSSESELKKGYDLCLENAKQNNYSLREWKSFKETLLHLIEKKQAKFIAAFKDDDLKGSMFLVKSGNYYTYIFGGTKKEKPDLLVGHFLQFEAMKIGIKENFSGYNISLGGSKGVINLKNSYADFQILFEHSKFHWKLKPFYLRLFLFLNKRLKSNKKLISKIVSIIRRK, encoded by the coding sequence ATGGAAGTACTATTTACTAAAGATAATGCTTGGTTAAAAAAATGGGATGAATTTGTTTTAAATGAAGACAAGGCAAGTCATTTACTACTTTCAGAATGGAATAAATCATTTCAAAAATATGGTTTTGATTATGAAATCTGTATTGCTTTAAATAATGAAAAAATTATTGGTGGTTATGCAGCCGTAATAGCAAAAGCACTTTTTTTTAAGTTTTACATTATTCCTTTCGGACCAATAATTTCAGAAACTAATTTATCAGATTTTAACGAATTAATTGCCCAAGTTCCAATTAGGGCAAAGTTTTTAAACTGTTGTTATGCACATATAACACTGCCAGTTTCTGAAATAGTTTCAAAGCATTCTTACGAGGATTTACCAGAATTATCAATTTTGAACTTAGCAACTGAAGGACATTTATTTAAATATGTTTACTCATCAAATGGTTTGAATTGGAAAAGTTTTGATTCAATTAAAGATGAAGAAGAATTGCTTGAAAGTTTAAAGGTTAATTTACGTCGTGATATTAGAAGTTCAATTAGAAAAGGATTAGTTATAAAAGAACTTAGCTCTGAATCAGAACTAAAAAAGGGTTATGATTTGTGTCTAGAAAATGCAAAGCAAAATAATTACAGTCTAAGAGAATGGAAATCTTTCAAAGAAACATTGTTGCATTTAATAGAAAAAAAACAGGCAAAATTTATTGCAGCATTCAAAGATGATGATTTAAAAGGTTCTATGTTTTTAGTAAAATCGGGGAATTATTATACCTATATATTTGGAGGAACAAAAAAAGAGAAACCAGATTTATTGGTTGGGCATTTTTTGCAGTTTGAAGCAATGAAAATTGGAATCAAAGAAAATTTTTCGGGTTATAATATTTCTCTTGGAGGTTCAAAAGGAGTAATCAATTTAAAAAATAGTTATGCAGATTTTCAAATACTGTTTGAACACTCAAAATTTCATTGGAAACTAAAACCTTTTTATTTAAGATTATTTCTTTTCTTGAATAAAAGATTAAAATCAAATAAAAAGCTAATCTCAAAAATTGTATCAATAATTAGAAGAAAATGA
- a CDS encoding dimethylarginine dimethylaminohydrolase family protein, translated as MLELNVKNETSRLRAVVLGSALNNGPTPTVEEAYDPKSLEHILAGTYPKEEDMVKEMEAFNQVFQKYNVKVFRPEMIENYNQIFTRDIGFVIDDVFVKANILPDRNRELDAIQYVLDQINPNKIVRPPEEVHIEGGDVMLWNDYIFIGTYKGSDYKDYITARTNMAGVNYIKNLFPNKIVKEFDLVKSKLEARDNALHLDCCFQPVGKNKGIIYKSGFREERDYVFLLKLFGRENLFHINRDEMYHMNSNVFSIDEDVVVSEKNFTRLNTWLRDNGFTVEEIPYAEIAKQEGLLRCSTLPLIRD; from the coding sequence ATGTTAGAATTAAATGTAAAAAATGAAACCTCACGACTAAGAGCAGTTGTGTTAGGTTCAGCCTTAAATAATGGTCCAACACCAACTGTAGAAGAAGCTTATGATCCGAAATCTTTAGAACACATTCTTGCCGGAACGTATCCAAAAGAAGAAGATATGGTCAAAGAAATGGAAGCTTTTAATCAAGTTTTTCAAAAATATAATGTAAAGGTTTTTCGTCCTGAAATGATTGAAAATTACAACCAAATTTTTACTCGCGATATTGGTTTTGTTATTGATGATGTTTTTGTAAAAGCAAATATTCTTCCAGATAGAAATAGAGAATTAGATGCAATTCAATATGTTTTAGACCAAATTAATCCAAATAAAATCGTTCGTCCGCCAGAGGAAGTTCACATTGAAGGTGGCGATGTAATGCTTTGGAATGATTACATATTTATCGGAACTTACAAAGGCTCAGATTATAAAGATTACATAACTGCTAGAACCAATATGGCAGGTGTAAATTATATCAAAAACCTTTTTCCAAATAAAATTGTAAAAGAATTTGACCTTGTAAAATCAAAATTAGAAGCTAGAGATAATGCGTTACATTTAGATTGTTGTTTTCAACCTGTTGGCAAAAACAAAGGTATTATCTATAAAAGTGGTTTTCGTGAAGAACGTGATTATGTTTTTTTGCTTAAATTATTTGGTAGAGAAAATCTTTTTCACATCAATCGTGACGAAATGTATCATATGAATTCAAATGTGTTTTCTATTGATGAAGATGTAGTAGTTTCAGAAAAGAATTTCACTCGATTAAATACTTGGCTTCGTGATAACGGTTTTACAGTTGAAGAAATTCCATATGCTGAAATCGCAAAACAAGAAGGACTTTTAAGATGTTCAACTTTACCTTTGATTAGGGATTAA
- the ctlX gene encoding citrulline utilization hydrolase CtlX: MNQTTNSILMIRPVAFRMNEQTAVNNYYQKVLDGLSPETVNEKAQKEFDDFVAKLRKVGVNVIVVDDTLEPNTPDSIFPNNWISFHDNGDVVLYPMFAENRRAERREDILDILEDEGFEINEIMDYTSAEEDNIFLEGTGSLLLDRENGKAYCALSPRADEELMIEFCEDFELSPIIFEAFQTVNGERKLIYHTNVMMCLGDTFAVICADCIDDKKERKMVLDSLRRDDKEVILITEEQVNSFAGNMLEVKGKNDERYLVMSESAYKSLTKKQIGQLEAHLSIIHSSLDTIEACGGGSARCMMAEIFLPKN; the protein is encoded by the coding sequence ATGAATCAAACTACAAACTCTATATTGATGATTCGTCCTGTAGCTTTCAGGATGAACGAACAAACGGCAGTAAACAATTATTATCAAAAAGTACTCGATGGACTTTCGCCAGAAACTGTCAATGAAAAAGCGCAAAAGGAATTTGATGATTTTGTTGCTAAATTGAGAAAAGTAGGGGTAAACGTAATTGTAGTTGATGATACACTTGAGCCGAATACACCAGATAGCATTTTCCCAAACAATTGGATTTCATTTCATGATAATGGAGATGTGGTTTTGTACCCAATGTTTGCCGAAAACCGTCGTGCTGAAAGAAGAGAAGATATTTTAGATATATTAGAAGATGAAGGTTTTGAAATCAATGAAATCATGGATTATACTTCTGCAGAAGAAGATAATATTTTTCTAGAAGGAACAGGAAGTTTGCTGCTTGACCGAGAAAATGGAAAAGCGTATTGTGCACTTTCTCCTCGAGCTGACGAAGAATTAATGATTGAATTTTGCGAAGATTTTGAACTTTCACCTATTATTTTTGAAGCCTTTCAAACCGTTAATGGAGAACGAAAATTAATTTATCATACCAATGTAATGATGTGTTTGGGCGATACATTTGCAGTTATTTGCGCCGATTGTATTGATGATAAAAAAGAACGAAAAATGGTGCTCGATTCTTTACGACGAGATGATAAAGAAGTGATTCTAATTACTGAAGAACAAGTAAATAGTTTTGCAGGAAATATGCTTGAAGTAAAAGGTAAAAATGATGAGCGTTATTTGGTGATGAGTGAATCAGCCTATAAAAGTTTAACCAAAAAACAAATAGGACAATTAGAAGCACATTTATCAATAATTCATTCAAGTTTAGATACTATCGAGGCTTGCGGCGGTGGAAGTGCAAGATGTATGATGGCTGAAATCTTTCTGCCTAAAAACTAA